The Osmerus mordax isolate fOsmMor3 unplaced genomic scaffold, fOsmMor3.pri Scaffold_101, whole genome shotgun sequence DNA segment TGTACGTTTCTGGTATGACTTTcttacttacatttagtcattttagcagacgctcttatccagagcgacttacagtaagtacagggacattccccccgaggcaagtagggtgaagtgccttgcccaaggacacaacgtcagttggcatgaccgggaatcgaactggcaaccttcggattactagtctgactccctcaccgctcagccacctgactccctacttactctctctctctctctctctctctctctctctctctctctctctctctctctctctctctctctctctctctctctctctctctctctctctctctctctctctctctctctctctctctctctctctctctctctctctctctctctctctctctctctctctctcacctgttcctCTGGGCTGTTTATGATCACCaggtctgctcctctccctataCAGTCCTGTCTGCTGTCAGCCCAGTTCTTCTTCTCAGTAGAGACGTAGTAACAGCTACAACCAAacttcagccagccagcaggacaGGTGACCTCTGAAAACACAACAGAGAACATGTTTCCTATTGGCTTATTTCAGAACAGCTGCAGCCAAACCTCCTCCATCCATTGTTACTCTCTGCAACGCTGAACAGATGATTAGTTGTAAATATCAAACTTCCTCAAGTCTTTAAACAAAATATTTCAGTTCAAACTCTATATTTAAAGATATATTTTCTAAAAGTATACAACCAACACCAACATATTAAAACAGTCCTTCAATTCACCACTTAGCCTCCTCTTaaggtcatctctctctctggtcaggatggtgttactggtctgtaactggtctctctctctggtcaatATGGTGTTACTGGTCTCAAACTGATTGTTGGCTGTAAAATATAAATGAGGGTAACTTTTGCAAAGCAGAAGATGTGGTTGAAACATTCTACCGGACAGTACAACTTCCCCTGTTCTTTAAGAAACATGAAGTGGATGTTTATTTTTAGTGTTGTATAACACAGAAAGTCAAATGAAGATGTTACTTGTTTTTAACAAGATCATTTGCACAGTTGTAGCAATTGGAACCTTTACCTCAGGGGCGGCTTGTCGGTATGCAAGTTAAACAAGGGGCTCACTAGCTGAACTGTGTGATATTGCCGTTTTGACATTAATAatgtatacaaaataataatgttatCTTAAAAGAATAACTTCTCCTTAATGATGCTGACATTATGATAGTAATGTTTGCAATTCCCCAGACTCACAGAAGGCCAGACGGAGGGAGATGTTGAGAGTGGCTTGtaggacacacagcagcccgAAGCTCACGATGACCCACCTGTAGGACCCAATCTCTGAGGGAcaaacagatgcacacacataaacacagacacacaaatactcatatacatacacaaacacacagcatcaaTACAAACATACACTTTAATCACATTTTAAAAGTATACATGTTTGAAAGTAGTGCACCTGCTGACTTGAGGGTGCAGGTTCTGTCATAC contains these protein-coding regions:
- the LOC136939054 gene encoding C-type lectin domain family 4 member E-like — encoded protein: MDVQTKTPDQAEEKTPKSEIGSYRWVIVSFGLLCVLQATLNISLRLAFSNNQFETKVTCPAGWLKFGCSCYYVSTEKKNWADSRQDCIGRGADLVIINSPEEQAFLNNLNKGVWIGLTDTVTEGTWIWVDGTPLNTS